The segment tacgcctaggaaatggttctcaaaagaagagaatcattaggcaaaaaatgacaataaaaataacaaactgcctgcaaagaaggggtagctctgatcgggggaagcgtaatgcacttccatactggatcagaagtgtagaaacacactaggcaactgctactccgttactcgaccaaaaggaagatgccaaggtcgagtaatccttttgtttttcatatatttgatgagatataattttttaatttataattatgacttttttctacgttaattattgacaaaaaaaaaaaaaaaaattaaatcatttactcgtaatatgtataatagattttctttacgagggtatataattatttttgtaaataatttttcaactttgataataactttaggtaaaattaataacaaggcttttaaagttttctgtagcctaagaatttataatacgctaatatttttaatacatgattgatattgtcagaaacgaaacgtctaatccaagtttttattcactttgctagtgcaataagaatagtatagatttttcacgttaaccgtagcagcttaaaatagagcaggccaatttgaatcatgagaaaattaataattttattaagatcaaatttgatagcacgtaatattttattgttgaaagtaataattttttattttttgaaaataatatagcaagtaataaattacaggaaggtttttatatataaatttttccattaaattttgagttattgacgtatataatatgtaatataaatcagatatagtgcaaaaattagtatcttatgctgtgacaaattaaatttcatactacaaatttttttattaaaaattttcgtagcatcgttttattgcattccaaccgtagtttgtataaattttttaatcatagaggaaaattttcgtagtttagtagtagataaaacagatacagctttaaccaaaaacaggatccgaaaaatttctagatgttactaatcccgtgatggtctagaatatccagtcaaaaattagatgtctattcattttcgttaagttgcagtaacttaagcctatgtaacttctggctgcacaactaaatatcaacatcaaaaatattcatcagacataaaatccaagacaaattttagaatattttgcacgtatttggcgtttatttcaggcaatttttgcaaattttatatcttgtgtatattcgtttattgatttgtcaattttttgttatggacttgttgaattgaaaacaataagttgaataattgctacttttctattaggctcgaaataaattttttttttttttttcaatataaaaaaagttatccatttgttgttacttaaatagttttaattacttgaacgttttttttaaaataaaaatttaaattgatatcatagtttttctaatacgataagacactgtagatggcacttttcaattgtttctcgcagatactcgtgaaacgtatagtttcaatatataacattttgtagacagacgttgatgggcacttcggacaaagtcatgttggatgcctaaaggttctttgcacgtagcagtcaatcaggatacacaggatcgacaaaatgcgcaaaaaaggaaatcaacgtcttacgcctaggaaatggttctcaaaagaagagaatcattaggcaaaaaatgacaataaaaataacaaactgcctgcaaagaaggggtagctctgatcgggggaagcgtaatgcacttccatactggatcagaagtgtagaaacacactaggcaactgctactccgttactcgaccaaaaggaagatgccaaggtcgagtaatccttttgtttttcatatatttgatgagatataattttttaatttataattatgacttttttttacgttaattattgacaaaaaaaaaaaaaaaattaaatcatttactcgtaatatgtataatagattttctttacgagggtatataattatttttgtaaataatttttcaactttgataataactttaggtcaaattaataacaaggcttttaaagttttctgtagcctaagaatttataatacgctaatatttttaatacatgattgatattgtcagaaacgaaacgtctaatccaagtttttattcactttgctagtgcaataagaatagtatagatttttcacgttaaccgtagcagcttaaaatagagcaggccaatttgaatcatgagaaaattaataattttattaagatcaaatttgatagcacgtaatattttattgttgaaagtaataattttttattttttgaaaataatatagcaagtaataaattacaggaaggtttttatatataaatttttccattaaattttgagttattgacgtatataatatgtaatataaatcagatatagtgcaaaaattagtatcttatgctgtgacaaattaaatttcatactgcaaatttttttattaaaaattttcgtagcatcgttttattgcattccaaccgtagtttgtataaattttttaatcatgacagaaaattttcgtagtttagtagtagataaaacagatacagctttaaccaaaaacaggatccgaaaaatttctagatgttactaatcccgtgatggtctagaatatccagtcaaaaattagatgtctattcattttcgttaagttgcagtaacttaagcctatgtaacttctggctgcacaactaaatatcaacatcaaaaatattcatcagacataaaatccaagacaaattttagaatattttgcacgtatttggcgtttatttcccgcaatttttgcaaattttatatcttgtgtatattcgtttattgatttgtcaattttttgttatggacttgttgaattgaaaacaaaaagttgaataattgctacttttctattaggctcgaaataaattttttttttttttttcaatataaaaaaagttatccatttgttgttacttaaatagttttaattacttgaacgttttttttaaaataaaaatttaaattgatatcatagtttttctaatacgataagacactggagatggcacttttcaattgtttctcgcagatactcgtgaaacgtatagtttcaatatataacattttgtagacagacgttgatgggcacttcggacaaagtcatgttggatgcctaaaggttctttgcacgtagcagtcaatcaggtgTAACGAGTAAAAATAACCcggtttaaattaaattattaattcatacattaaatataacccaaattaattacgaacagatcatttttaaatatcgtaAAATCAGAACTTAGATGAATAAGTAATTTGTTAAACAATTATAAACAGTTACCCCTTCTTGCTTGGTTTAGCTCGCCGGAGTCCAGGGTTCAAAAGGGGTCTTTAATTTATACGCAGttttacaaataaacaaaaaaatcaaactttatttaaaagaaagtaAACAAAACCTTTTTTTACATGAGCTCCGATGCTCAGTTCTACTacctttacaataaaataatatccatACTTTTAACGCggtttaataacaaaaatgcCGCTGGTTATTAATAATTCCACGCGCTCACACaaaatatacacacacacacacacatacctAACAGATTCGCGGTCTAAAATCGCGGTCTACCCCCATTCCCGGTTGCTTCAGGGGAGTCTGGTCGACTACCCCGTCGGCCCTACACGAAGTCCCATCCCATGAGGGTAAGTGGATGGTCTCCAACAGACCCTCACCTACTCGGTTCCCAAATACCCACCACCCCTCGGCAGAAGGCCTCAGGGTGGAGTCCCTCAACCCTCCATGAGAATGAAAAACTGCACTTACCTGGTCCGGTCGGACGCCTGGTACGAGAGTTTCCGATTAGTTGTCCGTGAATGGTCTTCTCAGACAACGTCTCTGGAGAACTAGGTTGCCTCTACGGGCTTAAATGCGCGGTTTTATCTCTATATCTACCCGTTGTAGAGGTGAACGGGAATAAATTCCCTCGCCCTCTGTTGTTGACATCGAGAGTCTActgttgtaaaatattttctaagtcCCGAGTTAAAAAGTCAAAGGAAATcgagagaaattaattttatcgtatgtaaaattgaatttaaaagaaaagaattcgTTTAAGATGTTAAGTAAATACTAAGTCCCGAGAACTTAGCCGTGTGAGCGACGATAATCCGGGCGGACGGATAGAAAATGAAAGAATGAacgattgaaatattaaagtttattttaatttcatcaatATTTCTCGTATTTctgttcattttataattctttcaatctcttaaaacttttaaacgtCTTATTCGAAACCTATATAagcgtttttattttatttcctttgaTTTTGGTGCTCAGGACTTAGAATAATTTTCGCTCGGTCGCGCATTCACATACTTATACCGtacattcatataattttatatctcggTATATTCATTCGACTTAGATTTTAAAACACAGccatataagtataaataataataataactcattgttaaagtaaaataatactgtttataataaagtaagaaaatgaaaagaatattatatacaaaagTATAAGTCATATGAAATAGAACCATAATTTAAGTCAATAGATAAATAGAGTAGTATAAGTATAgtagtaattaatttgattaaacAAAGGAACAtaatatttagaattttagtCCTAGTTTTTAAAGCATAAACGATAGTCTAGTAGATGTAAGAATAATAACTAGTAGATAAGTAGTATTAAGTCAATAGGTATAAGAAAATAGCAATAatataatagttttttaagtaACAATCATAGTAACTAGTGTAGTAGCACTAGTTTTAGAGAAATCACAGGTGTCCTCTGTTTTGTCTCACTGGGTCACTCCACTCCACCATCACACCCCTCCTACCTCAACAAAGAAAAGAGGTCAGCTTTGCTGACTTCTTTTCTTCCAGCTCGTTCAGCAGCTGGTGGACCGTCTTGTCCAACGTTTCGACTTTTGGTATCGGGGTGCACCTATACCTTACCACTTTGAATAGCCGTAATTCCCCATCGTAGGCGGTGAAAGCAACTCGTTTGGCCACTACCTTTGGCCTTACTTCGACCAGGGGTGTCAGAGACAACAATAATTGCTCCAGACGCGTCTGATGTCTGGACGGGAACAGGTCCCCTGGTTGGTCGTCGAAATACTCCGGGTAGTCTTCTAGTAGTGGCGCCTCGTCATAGTCTAGCCACGTAGCTTCCGTGAACTGGGGACTGCTGGTTACCAGTGGGCCCGGGTTGGCGGTTGCCACCTTTTTTCCAGGTTTGAGTTCTGCCAACTGGGGACCGTTCTTTTTAAATGGGCCCGGGTTGGTGACAATTTCTTTCGTTTCCCTTCCAGGTCTCGTCGTGGTCGTGGTCTCGCTCCTGCTCACTAGGTCTGCGTCTTGGATCGATTTGCCCAACTGGGGACTGCTCTTCTTGAGTGGGCCCGGGTTGGTTGCAGTCGATTCCCTTCTCTGTCCCCCTATCCTCCGTTTCTTCTTGGGGAAACTCGCCGTGGCTCGAGCGGGAAAGGCGTCGTCGTTGTCGGGCTGCTCCTTACTGCCGACGTGGCCAGTATCGAGGTTGGTGCTCGTGGGATTATTGGGTTTCCCATGGGGGCTCTCCCCAACCAGTTCGGCCGTTGACTGGGGACCGCTGATTACCAGTGGGCCCGGGTTGGTGGTCGCCTTTACTGGTTTGgcaagttttattatttcggCGCTGGCTGGCCGAATTACGGGCCTTTTGGTTGGCCTTTTGAAACCGGGCTTGGTCGGGTCGTATGGCTCGACCTTTTTGACCAGGTGGTACTTCACCTTTTGGACCTTTTTAAGCCGTATGTCGGGCCTTTTCCGGGTGTTGGTGGCTGTTGTTGTCGGGGCAGTTGTTGAGGTAGTTCGGAGTGTGGTGGTAGTTGTCGCGGTGGTTGGTGTCAGAATTAACTGGGGTGGCCGCCGCAGCATTTCTTCCCTCAGCCAGATTTCTTCCTCCATCGTGAATTCTTGTTTCGCTGAAGACTGCATCTCTACACAGATTGAAATATTTTCGAACGGTTTATACTAGTGATAGTCATACTgcttcattcattcattcattcatgcacggttcttttttttttttcagacgaGGTAGTAGAAcaaaagagaaagaaaaacCTTTGAAGTGACTaacctataatttatatatatacctacatttgatatatatatataaggatatctttataataaaaaaaaataaactcatcAAAGTCACAAATAAATGATCCTACTGCTACCCCCTTTTTACGGGGTGGCCCAATTTCAACCCGGGTCTCCGGTGCTAGAGGTTAATCTGGCCTTTTGGCCGTAGTCCGACTTATTCATTCAAGTTCATGGTTTTCAGGTTCGTCTAGTTCCGGTTTCTATTCGCGGTCGCGGTCAGATTATTCGCGGTCAGGTCCCACTTCAGGTTCCATTTTCTATACGCGGTCGAGGTCAGATTTAATCACGGTCAGGTTCAAATTTAGATTCCAGTTTTATTCGCGGTCGCAGTCTGATTGTTCGCGGTCAGGTTCCACTTCAGGTTCCACTTTTGTTCGCGGTCGCGGTCAGGTTAATCACGGTCAGGTTCCAATTCAGGTCCCAAATACGGATTCACAGGTTACCCCAGTACGGCGAGATTACCCACTCCAAGCAGCATGGAATGTGGTGAAGCGGCAGGGCGAAAATCCCTTTTTCCTCGCGGATTTTAACCCACACTATGCCGATATTACACCCCACATGCTGGCCAAGTGTCAACCCTCTCACCGGTACCGGATTGTATTTCTCGAACGACATCCCACACCTTTTCTGATAACCCCGACGCGGTTGCTTCGGTATCTTTTGGTGTGCGGATTGTCATTATGCCGATCATACCTACGTGTGAGATCCGGTTGCGAGTTGCTTACAAAAGAACAACAATCAAACGCTtcataaaacaaaactttCGCGGTACTCGTTATCTCGGAAATGATTCAGGTCCCTGTTCGAGCGCCATTTTGTAACGAGTAAAAATAACCcggtttaaattaaattattaattcatacattaaatataacccaaattaattacgaacagatcatttttaaatatcgtaAAATCAGAACTTAGATGAATAAGTAATTTGTTAAACAATTATAAACAGTTACCCCTTCTTGCTTGGTTTAGCTCGCCGGAGTCCAGGGTTCAAAAGGGGTCTTTAATTTATACGCAGttttacaaataaacaaaaaaatcaaactttatttaaaagaaagtaAACAAAACCTTTTTTTACATGAGCTCCGATGCTCAGTTCTACTacctttacaataaaataatatccatACTTTTAACGCggtttaataacaaaaatgcCGCTGGTTATTAATAATTCCACGCGCTCACACaaaatatacacacacacacacacatacctAACAGATTCGCGGTCTAAAATCGCGGTCTACCCCCATTCCCGGTTGCTTCAGGGGAGTCTGGTCGACTACCCCGTCGGCCCTACACGAAGTCCCATCCCATGAGGGTAAGTGGATGGTCTCCAACAGACCCTCACCTACTCGGTTCCCAAATACCCACCACCCCTCGGCAGAAGGCCTCAGGGTGGAGTCCCTCAACCCTCCATGAGAATGAAAAACTGCACTTACCTGGTCCGGTCGGACGCCTGGTACGAGAGTTTCCGATTAGTTGTCCGTGAATGGTCTTCTCAGACAACGTCTCTGGAGAACTAGGTTGCCTCTACGGGCTTAAATGCGCGGTTTTATCTCTATATCTACCCGTTGTAGAGGTGAACGGGAATAAATTCCCTCGCCCTCTGTTGTTGACATCGAGAGTCTActgttgtaaaatattttctaagtcCCGAGTTAAAAAGTCAAAGGAAATcgagagaaattaattttatcgtatgtaaaattgaatttaaaagaaaagaattcgTTTAAGATGTTAAGTAAATACTAAGTCCCGAGAACTTAGCCGTGTGAGCGACGATAATCCGGGCGGACGGATAGAAAATGAAAGAATGAacgattgaaatattaaagtttattttaatttcatcaatATTTCTCGTATTTctgttcattttataattctttcaatctcttaaaacttttaaacgtCTTATTCGAAACCTATATAagcgtttttattttatttcctttgaTTTTGGTGCTCAGGACTTAGAATAATTTTCGCTCGGTCGCGCATTCACATACTTATACCGtacattcatataattttatatctcggTATATTCATTCGACTTAGATTTTAAAACACAGccatataagtataaataataataataactcattgttaaagtaaaataatactgtttataataaagtaagaaaatgaaaagaatattatatacaaaagTATAAGTCATATGAAATAGAACCATAATTTAAGTCAATAGATAAATAGAGTAGTATAAGTATAgtagtaattaatttgattaaacAAAGGAACAtaatatttagaattttagtCCTAGTTTTTAAAGCATAAACGATAGTCTAGTAGATGTAAGAATAATAACTAGTAGATAAGTAGTATTAAGTCAATAGGTATAAGAAAATAGCAATAatataatagttttttaagtaACAATCATAGTAACTAGTGTAGTAGCACTAGTTTTAGAGAAATCACAGGTGTCCTCTGTTTTGTCTCACTGGGTCACTCCACTCCACCATCAcacaggatacacaggatcgacaaaatgcgcaaaaaagggaatcaacgtcttacgcctaggaaatggttctcaaaagaagagaatcattaggcaaaagatgacaataaaaataacaaactgcctgcaaagaaggggtagctctgatcgggggaagcgtaatgcacttccatactggatcagaagtgtagaaacacactaggcaactgctactccgttactcgaccaaaaggaagatgccaaggtcgagtaatccttttgtttttcatatatttgatgagatataattttttaatttaaaattatgacttttttttacgttaattattgacaaaaaaaaaaaaaaaaattaaatcatttactcgtaatatgtataatagattttctttacgagggtatataattatttttgtaaataatttttcaactttgataataactttaggtaaaattaataacaaggcttttaaagttttctgtagcctaagaatttataatacgctaatatttttaatacatgattgatattgtcagaaacgaaacgtctaatccaagtttttattcactttgctagtgcaataagaatagtatagatttttcacgttaaccgtagcagcttaaaatagagcaggccaatttgaatcatgagcaaattaataattttattaagatcaaatttgatagcacgtaatattttattgttgaaagtaataattttttattttttgaaaataatatagcaagtaataaattacaggaaggtttttatatataaatttttccattaaattttgagttattgacgtatataatatgtaatataaatcagatatagtgcaaaaattagtatcttatgctgtgacatattaaatttcatactgcaaatttttttattaaaagttttcgtagcatcgttttattgcattccaaccgtagtttgtataaattttttaatcatgacagaaaattttcgtagtttagtagtagataaaacagatacagctttaaccaaaaacaggatccgaaaaatttctagatgttactaatcccgtgatggtctagaatatccagtcaaaaattagatgtctattcattttcgttaagttgcagtaacttaagcctatgtaacttctggctgcacaactaaatatcaacatcaaaaatattcatcagacataaaatccaagacaaattttagaatattttgcacgtatttggcgtttatttcccgcaatttttgcaaattttatatcttgtgtatattcgtttattgatttgtcaattttttgttatggacttgttgaattgaaaacaaaaagttgaataattgctacttttctattaggctcgaaataaattttttttttttttttcaatataaaaaaagttatccatttgttgttacttaaatagttttaattacttgaacgtttttttttaaataaaaatttaaattgatatcatagtttttctaatacgataagacactgtagatggcacttttcaattgtttctcgcagatactcgtgaaacgtatagtttcaatatataacattttgtagacagacgttgatgggcacttcggacaaagtcatgttggatgcctaaaggttctttgcacgtagcagtcaatcaggatacacaggatcgacaaaatgcgcaaaaaaggaaatcaacgtcttacgcctaggaaatggttctcgaaagaagagaatcattaggcaaaaaatgacaataaaaataacaaactgcctgcaaagaaggggtagctctgatcgggggaagcgtaatgcacttccatactggatcagaagtgtagaaacacactaggcaactgctactccgttactcgaccaaaaggaagatgccaaggtcgagtaatccttttgtttttcatatatttgatgagatataattttttaatttataattatgacttttttttacgttaattattgacaaaaaaaaaaaaaaattaaatcatttactcgtaatatgtattatagattttctttacgagggtatataattatttttgtaaataatttttcaactttgataataactttaggtaaaattaataacaaggcttttaaagttttctgtagcctaagaatttataatacgctaatatttttaatacatgattgatattgtcagaaacgaaacgtctaatccaagtttttattcactttgctagtgcaataagaatagtatagatttttcacgttaaccgtagcagcttaaaatagagcaggccaatttgaatcatgagaaaattaataattttattaagatcaaatttgatagcacgtaatattttattgttgaaagtaataattttttattttttgaaaataatatagcaagtaataaattacaggaaggtttttatatataaatttttccattaaattttgagttattgacgtatataatatgtaatataaatcagatatagtgcaaaaattagtatcttatgctgtgacaaattaaatttcatactgcaaatttttttattaaaaattttcgtagcatcgttttattgcattccaaccgtagtttgtataaattttttaatcatgacagaaaattttcgtagtttagtagtagataaaacagatacagctttaaccaaaaacaggatccgaaaaatttctagatgttactaatcccctgatggtctagaatatccagtcaaaaattagatgtctattcattttcgttaagttgcagtaacttaagcctatgtaacttctggctgcacaactaaatatcaacatcaaaaatattcatcagacataaaatccaagacaaattttagaatattttgcacgtatttggcgtttatttcccgcaatttttgcaaattttatatcttgtgtatattcgtttattgatttgtcaattttttgttatggacttgttgaattgaaaacaaaaagttgaataattgctacttttctattaggctcgaaataaattttttttttttttttcaatataaaaaaagttatccatttgttgttacttaaatagttttaattacttgaacgttttttttaaaataaaaatttaaattgatatcatagtttttctaatacgataagacactggagatggcacttttcaattgtttctcgcagatactcgtgaaacgtatagtttcaatatataacattttgtagacagacgttgatgggcacttcggacaaagtcatgttggatgcctaaaggttctttgcacgtagcagtcaatcaggatacacacgatcgacaaaatgcgcaaaaaaggaaatcaacgtcttacgcctaggaaatggttctcaaaagaagagaatcattaggcaaaagatgacaataaaaataacaaactgcctgcaaagaaggggtagctctgatcgggggaagcgtaatgcacttccatactggatcagaagtgtagaaacacactaggcaactgctactccgttactcgaccaaaaggaaga is part of the Microplitis mediator isolate UGA2020A chromosome 11, iyMicMedi2.1, whole genome shotgun sequence genome and harbors:
- the LOC130677174 gene encoding uncharacterized protein LOC130677174, yielding MQSSAKQEFTMEEEIWLREEMLRRPPQLILTPTTATTTTTLRTTSTTAPTTTATNTRKRPDIRLKKVQKVKYHLVKKVEPYDPTKPGFKRPTKRPVIRPASAEIIKLAKPVKATTNPGPLVISGPQSTAELVGESPHGKPNNPTSTNLDTGHVGSKEQPDNDDAFPARATASFPKKKRRIGGQRRESTATNPGPLKKSSPQLGKSIQDADLVSRSETTTTTRPGRETKEIVTNPGPFKKNGPQLAELKPGKKVATANPGPLVTSSPQFTEATWLDYDEAPLLEDYPEYFDDQPGDLFPSRHQTRLEQLLLSLTPLVEVRPKVVAKRVAFTAYDGELRLFKVVRYRCTPIPKVETLDKTVHQLLNELEEKKSAKLTSFLC